CAAAAAATCCGCTCCATTCTGTAGATGCTGTCGGCAATTGTTTCTGACATCGCTACTGACTCTCTGCTCAAGCTATACCTCTGATAATTTTGGACTGTATAACCCAATATAGCGATATAACCCGTGGTTTAAAGCCGATCATTATCACATTTTTAGGGGTTTTGTTCATAAAGTTCATAGTGTCTATTTAAATTCGCAGGTTATAGAGTTAAGTCAAAATAATAACTGTGGAGAAGCATACTCTATGTAGCCAGAGAGACTGAGTGTTTAGTCAATTACAATATTACTCCGGCTTGGGGAAGCCCCCTGAACGGATACCTGGTTTGTGCAAAGCCCCTTTGCTTGCGAAACGCAAGCTTTATCACATTTAATTTGTATTAACCTTGTATTTAATCAGGCTGTAGAGTAAAGCTATTCTGGACTCTCTTATTCCAACAATTTAACTTAAGGTTGTACCATGTTTAAGATTCCTGTTCTTATCGTTGAAGATATAAAAGAGATGTCCAGTCTGCTCTCTGAGCATATCTCCACTCTTTATCCTTACCATGTTGTGGGAATCGCCCCTACGCTCGCCGATGCACGTATGATGATCAACCATCTTAAGCCGTCATTGATTTTGCTGGATAACTATTTGCCGGACGGAACCGGTTTAAGCCTGCTTAAGAGTTTAAGAGCAAAAGATAACCCGGTGGACGTTATTTTTGTAACGGCAGCAAATGATACTGAAACCACGGTTACTGCGATTCGTTACGGCGCCTTTGATTACCTGTTAAAGCCGTTTTCTCTGGATCAGGTAAGCGACTCGCTTTCCCGTTATTTTGAGTTCAACCGAAGTGTGTTTATCGAAAAAGATGAGAATATTAACCAGTCGTTTGTAAAGCGAATCTACAATACGCACCTTAACTCCGACAGCATGACCAGCCATCCTAAGGGCATTGATTCGATTACGCTGCAAAAAGTGCTTGCCGCATTTGGGGAAGGCGAATCTTATACGGCAGATATGATCAGTAAGAAGACAGAAATAAGCCGCACAACCGCTCGCCGTTATCTGGAATACGCAACGAACATTGGTCAGCTAAATGCGGATATTGAGCACGGTAAAGTTGGCCGGCCTCAGCGCTCTTTCCGCCTGGCGATGTCTAAACACCCGGTATAAAGCGAATTTTTCTGCGTCATCCCGGAAATAGCGAAGCTATTATCCGGGATCTACTTTCCTGACCCTTATACAAAGGTTTAAGGAGCCAAAGAATGCTCCTCCCCTTAACCTCGAAAGGCGGAATTTTCGAAGAAGTAGCATCGAAGGGGAGGCTGGGAGGGGTTGCTTCTCATGAGCTTAAGTTTTGGTGGCTTAACCATGCATGGCATAACCAACCCCCTCTAACTCCCCCTTCTATTAGCTTTATCAACCAATTATGCTCTATTACTCAAGGGGGAGCACCGTTCTTTGGCCATTTTAATATTTGTGTATAAGAGTCTGCCTTATACAACGCGCCTTAATAAGATCCCCATTTTCATGGGAATGACGACTGAAGTAAGGAACTACAGAGAAATATCACCCTGCAGAATCTTCTTAGCTGTTCTGATCAAAGAAACAGAAGAAACCTTATCACCCTCTCTTGCCACCTTAAGGTCAATAAAGCCTGACGGGTGCTCAATACAGCAATCCACAAGATCGGAATCCAGCTTAAGCAGCTCTGAACTTACAGTGCCTTCCTGACAAATTGACATTGTCAGAGCAATACTACCGGTTACCGCGATTGCCTTGTGACATTTAGCCGGAACATAGTAACGGGCGCTGATAGTGCCTCTATCCGTAGCAGGTTTTGCAACAAGAATTGGTTTCGGGATTACCTTGTCTGAAACATCACCCAGTCCCATCATTTCACCAGCCTGACGGCGAAGTGACTCAAGCTTTTGCGTGAATTCTGTATCAGCATCCAGTTCAGCCGGTTTTTCATAACCGGTTTTGCCAAATTGTGCCGCATCAACAATCATTACCGGGATAGCTGCGTCCACACAGCTGATATTGTAGTCTCCAACCTGATCCTGAACATTGCCGGTAGGGAACAGCTTACCTGTTTTTGCGCCTTCAACATCAAGGAAGGTCAGCTCGATTGGAGCGCCCGGGCTGTTTACACCACTGATGTAAGTATCACCGGCATAGTTAACCTTGCCATCTGGTGTTTCTACATTAGCGTAGATAATCTTATTGGTGTTTACATTGCGAATCTTGATTTGGGTCTTGTCCCCAGCCGCTTCAACCAGGCCTTTTTCAAGTGCAAACGGACCAACACCGGAAAGGATATTGCCGCAGTTTGGTGAAAAGTCTACGGTCTTGTCTGCAATACCAACCTGAGCAAACAGATAGTCAACATCAATGCCCGGCTCTTCAGATGGGCCAACAATAGCCACTTTACTTGTCAGGCTGTTACCGCCACCGATACCTTCAATCTGCAGTTCATGGCCAGAGCCCATTGCTTTCATCAGTACTTCTGCCATCGCATCTCTGTCTTCAGGAAGATCCGACGCCAGGAAGTAAGGGCCACGGGATGTACCACCACGCATTAGGGTAACAGGTAGGTTTGATTGGGTCATAGTGTTCTCTCTTCGTTATTAAACGGCTTTGAGCACTATCTTGTTGTATTTGCTTAAGGGGAATTGAGAAGGGAGAAGGTTGTTACTGAAAAAATAAAAAACAGTATGGCCACAATGAACAAAACCTTTTGGGGATTTATCTCTCACGCGAGTGACATCACACCATTTGTCCATCTTATCTTTTTGCTCACACATATAATGGAGTAATTACTCTAATTATTTTTCTATTCCAGATAAGAGGCAAAAAAATGGATACCCCTACACCGACAAAAAAGGCGGCTTTCAAGGTGCTCGAAATCAAAGAGAGCGTCTTTGAAAACAATGAACGCCAGGCAGATCTGCTACGTGAAGAGTTAAAGGAGAAAAAGCTGTTTCTGCTGAATCTGATGTCTTCGCCCGGATCAGGTAAAACCACAACCCTGGTGAATACGTTAAACCGAATTAAAGATGAGATGAGAGTCGGGGTGATGGAAGCCGATATCGATTCTGATGTTGATGCCCATACCATAGCAAAGCAGGGAGTTAAGGTTATCCAACTGCACACCGGCGGTATGTGTCATTTGGATGCGGATATGACCCGCCAGGGGCTGGAGGGTTTAGAGGCCGATGAACTGGATCTGGCGGTTCTGGAAAACGTAGGCAACCTGGTTTGCCCGGCGGAATTTGATACCGGCGCGGTGAAAAACGCCATGATTTTAAGTGTTCCTGAAGGTGATGATAAGCCGCTTAAATACCCGTTAATGTTTTCTATCTGTGATGTGCTGCTGATTAACAAAATCGATGTGGCCGAGCACTTTGACTTTGATCTGCAGGCCGTAACTGAACGGGTTAAAAAACTCAACCCCGCTATCAAGGTAATTCCTATTTCAGCAAGAACCGGTGAAGGCGTGGAAGAGTGGGCAGACTGGCTGCGTGAGCAGGTAACAAACTGGCAGAAAAACTAAAAGAGCAGACAGATGGAAGCAGTTGTGATTAAAGAAAAAGTAATGGCTTATGCCCATAAGATAAGCATGGTTAAGCCGGGGTCATCAAGGGGACTTACGCCGGATGATCCTGAATATAAGGTCCTGGAGCCTATTTTGACCGAAGAGATGGCTGAGGTCGGTCTGTGTCTTGAAATGCATGATAATCCGCTAAGCGCAGAAGAGGTTGCTGCTAAGTGCGGCAAGCCGGCAGAGCAGGTTGAAAAGCTGTTGTGGCAACTGGCTGTGGTGGGAGGAGCATTTGTTAACAGGATCAATGGAGTGGACAGATACTGGCACGATATCTGGGTACCGGGCCATATGGAGATGATTGTTAACAATAAAGAACTTATCGAAAAGTATCCGCAGTTGGGGGAAGCTTTCGATGCTTTCGGAAAAAAGCGTGGCCCTATGGCGGCAGGAAATATACCGGTAGGTAACGGACCGATGCGGGTGATTCCTATTGAGAGCGCCATTGACGGAGATACCCGCAGCGCATCGTTTGAGGAGGTATCCGGATATCTGGAAGCAAACACGGTTTTCTCTTTGTCAGACTGTGCGTGCAGGACTTCCCGCGAGGCGATGGGAGAGGGGTGCGGGCACCTGAAAGAGGATATGTGTATTCAGATGGGGCATGCTGCTGAGTACTATATTCGCACAGGACGTGGCCGAGCGATCAGTCGTGAAGATGCTTATGAAGTGATAAGAAAAGCCGAAGAAAATGGTCTGATGCACCAGATCCCCAATTTTGACGGCAGCGGGAAAACCCATGCTATCTGTAACTGCTGTGGCTGTGGCTGCTTTGCATTAAGACTGGCTACCCAGTGGCAAAACCCGGATATGATCCGCTCAAACTATGTTGTAAAAATCGACAAAGATAAATGTGTCGCTTGTGGTGAGTGTGTGGAGACCTGCCCGACCAACGCGCTAAAGCTAGGGCAAAAGCTCTGTTCACCTCACACATCGAAGGCTCCGGTATGGAAAGAGACGCCGCGCGATACCGAGTGGGGCTCTGAGCGTTTTAATCCGGATTACCGGGTTAACAAACAGGTGAGCATGGATGAAGGTACCGCACCCTGTAAGGCGGGGTGTCCGGCGCATATCGGTATTCAGGGCTATATGAAGCTTGCTGCTCAGGGCAAATACACTGAGGCGTTGAAGCTGATCAAAAAAGAGAATCCGTTCCCGGCGGTTTGCGGCCGGATTTGTCCTAAGAACTGTGAGTCGGCCTGTACACGAGGGGATATTGATGACCCGGTTGCCATCGATGATATTAAAAAGTTTATTGCCCAGCAGGACTTAAATGCCGCTACCCGGTACGTGCCGGAAAAGCGTTACGATTGCCATGACAAAAAGATCGCTGTTGTGGGTAGCGGGCCTGCCGGACTTTCCTGTGCCTATTTTCTCGCTCTTGATGGTTACAACGTCACCGTCTATGAGAAGCAACCTGTGGTGGGGGGAATGTTGACTTTGGGCATTCCTTCTTATCGTCTTGAGAAAGAAGTTATCAATGCGGAAATCGATATCCTCCGTGAACTGGGCGTTCAGTTCTGTACCGGGGTTGAAGTGGGGCGAGATATTAGCATCGCACAGATGCGCGAGCAGGGCTTTAACGCCTTCTATATTGCCATAGGTGCACAGGCAGGCCGGAAACTGGGCCTGGAAGGTGAAGAGGCTGAGGGCGTTTGTACCGGCGTTGATTTCTTACGTGAAGTCAACTTGGGCAATAAAGCCGAGCTAAATGGCAAGGTTGTGGTGATTGGCGGAGGAAACGTGGCTATCGATGTCGCCCGTACCGCTGTGCGCAGCGGGGCTGAAAAAGTCACTCTATTCTGCCTTGAAGGACGCTATCAGATGCCGGCGCACGATGAAGAAGTCGAAGAGGCTCTGGAAGAGGGCATTGATATCTGCAATCGCTGGGGGCCGAAACGCATCTTAACGGATAACGGCAGAGTAACAGGTATTGAACTGCATAAATGTCTGTCAGTGCTTGACGACTCCGGGCGCTTTAATCCGGCCTTTGATACTGAAAACTCAGTTGTTATTGATGCAGAGCATGTGCTTATTTCAGTGGGACAGGCAATGCAGTGGGGTGAGCTGCTCACCGGTAGCCAAGTTGAGCTTAATCCGAACCAGACGGTGAAAGCAAACCAGTTAACTTTCCAGACGGCAGAAGAGGACATTTTTGTTGGCGGCGATGCCATGACAGGCCCCCGCTTTGCCATTGATGCCATTGCTCAGGGTAAAGAGGGGTCAATCTCCATCCATCGCTATGTTCAGAGTGGTCAGAGTCTGGAAATTGGCCGCTTAAAGCGCCAGTACACATCATTCGATAAAGAGAGCATTCAGTTTGGCGGCTTTGATAATACGCCGCGTCAGCGCATTGCCCATGTGAATGGACGTGAGTCGAAAGCCACCTTCCGTGATCTGAGAGGGACCTTTACCGAAGATCAGGTAAAAAAGGAAGCAGAGCGATGTCTGGGCTGCGGTGTCGTAGTGCCGGATGAGTATATGTGCGTCGGTTGTGGCTCCTGTACAACCAAGTGTAAGTTTGGTGCCATTTCTCTGGTGAAAACCTTTGATGCCGAGGGCGATGCCCTTAAAGACGCCAGGAAAAAAATCATTAAACATGCACTGAAACGTAAAGTGAAGATAACGGTGAATAAGCCCATTAAGAAGATTAAGCGGATCTTTGCGATTTCTGAGGAGTAACAATAAACGGGCAGGATTCGTTCTGCCCGTTTCCGGAGGTTAAAAATGCATGAATTAGGTGTTGTGATAGAAGTGGTGAAAAGGGTTGAAAGTATCGCCCGCGAGAATCAGCTGGCTGAGGTTGAAACCATTGTGCTTCAGATTGGCGAGCTTTCTTCAATGATCCCCAAATATGTTAAAGAGTGCTTTCCTGCTGCGGTTGATGGTACAAGGCTGGAGAAGACTAAACTGGAGATAGAGATCATCCCTGCCAATGCAATGTGTAAAGGGTGCAGGGAGGTATTTAATATTTTACAAAGCCGATCGGTCTGCCCTCACTGTGAGAGCAGAGAATGGGGCCTGCTAAGCGGAAAGGAGTTTCTGATTAAAGAAATTGTGGCTTGTTAGGCCGCAGTGGCTTCAGGCTCACTGTTTTTCATTATGTGCTTTTTTAGCTTTTTGCGCAGCTTATTCAGTGACAGATCAAATTGCGACTGGTTGTTATTTGGCACCGTCGCTTTAAATGCTTTCCATTTGGAGTCCTGCCAGCGTTCTACCAGTCCTACCGCTTCTTCTGCATCCCAGTGCAGCATGTAGCGGCTCTGGCCATTGGAATACATGGAGTAGGTTGAGCCGCACTTATCAGTGACAGTATCTTCGATGAGTTCGTAAAAGCAAAATTCGTCCAGTACTTCAACTAAACCAGACTTAAACTCTTGGTATGTAGTCATACCGCATCCCCAAAAATGGCTTATCCGGGCGCAACATACCGCAATTAAACTGGTTTGACAAACGCCTTTTCCCGGGCTTATCGACACCTTGTCCCCCTGAAATTTGGATGAATGCCAGATAAAAAACAGATAAGGTTATCTTATCGAATGCCTGAAATATTTTAAATATCAGGCGGTTAGCGCTGAAAGGCGTTGACTGTAATTTTATGTTAATATACGCGGCGCGAGATTGAGCAATTAGCCAAAAGTCAGCCCGGTACGGGTGATTTTTTACCAATGTTGTGAACATGGTACGAGCTGGCCAATCAAATATTAACCGGAATGGAGTTGGTTTTTTCTATTCGTTAATTCGAATATGTGAATGTCATAATTTATGAGTTTTAAATCAAAAAAATACAGTATTGATTCTACAGACTATCAGGTTGGTCAGGATAACATCAATAAGTGGGGCATGGATGTCCACAACACAGTTTTTACCGCTTCTGCAGGTCTATCGATTCTTTTCATTGTTACTCTGTTAACACTGGCACCAGCAGATGCAAAAGCCGCCATTGACTCTGTTAAGAGTGCGGTGTTGTCAAATTTCGACTTCCTCTTTATGTGGGGAGCAAACCTTTTACTCCTGTTTGCCGTTGTTTTAGCGGTTTCACCACTGGGTAAAATTCGTCTGGGTGGCGATGATGCGACTACCGAATATTCAACCATGTCCTGGATTGCCATGCTGTTTGCAGCAGGTATGGGTATCGGGTTGATTTTCTGGGGTGTTGCAGAACCAACCGCTTTCTTCACTGACTGGTACGGTACGCCTCTAAACGCAGAAGCTTATACGCCTGAAGGCCGTGAAGTGGCGCTAGGTGCAACCGTTTTCCACTGGGGTCTGCATGCCTGGGCTATCTATGGCATGGCTGCGCTATGTCTTGCTTACTTTGTGTATAACAAGGGCCTGCCGCTTTCAATGCGCTCCGTATTCTACCCGCTGTTAGGTGACAGAGTCTGGGGCAAAATCGGTGATGTTATCGATGTAATGACGGTACTGGTTACTCTGTTTGGTCTGGCAACCTCGCTTGGCTTAGGTGGCTCACAGGCTGCCAGCGGCATCAGTCATGTTTTCGGCTTTGAAAACAGCCTTTACCTGCAGCAGTTTATTATTGTACTGATTATGGGGCTGGCCATTCTTTCCGTAATGCGGGGTATGGACGGTGGCGTTAAGCTGCTTAGTAACCTGAATATGATCATTGCTTTCGTATTCCTTGGCTTTATCGCAGTTCTGAACTTCACAACGGTACTTGACTCTCTGGCAACAGCAGTTGTCGGCTATGTGAAAAACATTGTTCCGCTAAGCCAGACTTCTGGTCGTGAAGATACAACATGGCTACACGGCTGGACTGTGTTTTACTGGGCCTGGTGGGTAGCCTATGCGCCGTTCTTCGGTATGTTTGTTGCCCGTATCTCTAAAGGCCGTACCGTTCGCGAGTTCCTTTTCTGCGTATTGATTATTCCGACACTGGTAACCACGGCATGGATGTCTGTTTTTGGTGGCGTTGCCATTGAGCAGATAATTGATAAGGTCGGACTGTTGGGCGCGGATCAGGGCATTACCGATGTATCTCTGAGTCTGTTCTATATGCTGGATGCATACTCAGTCGGCAATATTATCTCTGTTATTGCGGTGGCGCTGATCATTGTTTTCTTTGTTACGACACTGGACTCGGGCTCAATCGTTATCGATAGCATGACGGCGGGTGGTAAGCTGGAAGTACCAATGAAGCAAAAAGTGGTTTGGGCGATTATCTCAGGTGTTATTGCAATGGTTATGCTTTGGATTGGTGGCACTCAGTCGATTCAGGCGCTGCAATCCATCACCATTATTGCCGCACTGCCATTTACGCTTATTCTGCTGCTTGGCTGTGTTAGTCTGCTTAAAGGGCTGTTAACCGAAGTGGAACAGCCAAAAGCTGCGGCTAAATTAGGCAAGCAAAGCTAAATTCAGCTAATGGCGATACTCTGTTGTTATAAGCAGAGTATCGCTTCTTATCTTTTTTACACATCGTATTTCGATTTATCACCAATATCGAAGTGTCTCGGCATACGCCATTTATAAATACTGGTAATCAAAAAGAGCGCGCCAGCGATAGCGGCAAGAACTTTCGCAGCAGTTGTTGCTTCAAATTCCAGGCAGAACCACAGAGCGGCAAGAATTAAAGGTTGCAGCGGTAATCCCGGCACTTTAAAGCAGAAATACTCTTTAAAGCAGAGTCCGCCCAGCGTAATAAATGCGCCACCCATCCCAAACATCGGATAACCCAGTACAAAGCAGAGTAAGCCAACCCAGGTTGCAAACTGGAGCAGCAGGCGGAAGGGTTTCATATAGATGTGCAGGGAAGAGGCGCACATTGCAGCGCAGACAAACACAAGATTTTCCATAGGATAATCCAGGCCCCACGGCAGTAGCGTAATAACCGGAAAAGCGAAGGTGAAACCGAGTCTGTATATGATAACTGTCAGGTGATCCAGTTTATCCATTGGTGATTTAATATGCGGGTCAGCCATCTGTCTTTGTCCCTAAAAATATAAGCAGAAGCAGATTGTTAGGGTGATTTGAGTTTTAGTTTTTGATTTCTGACAAGAAAGAGAAAAATAGACGAATTTTGTTTAACAGGCGGCCTTTATGTATTTCGCTTTGTCCGGTTTATATCTGTGATGACATCAGAGAAAGGAGAGTTTGATGTTTTTTCGGGTATGGTATCTTGTATAAGGTATCACAAAAAAATTGATAATATCAGTCTTGCCACAAATAAATCACAGCCTATAATGCTGAAAACCGGAGCGTCTGCCAACGCTCCGGTTTTTTTGTGTCCGAAGAAAAGTAAGGCTTCTGCCAAAGCTTTACCAACAACACTGTACATGGACCATAATCTATGTGACGGACACACAGTTAATGAATCAAGGAATTGCACAATGCGTATCGAACATGAACTTAAGCTCGGATTTAAAGATGTACTGTTTCGCCCGAAACGTTCAACACTGAAAAGCCGCTCTCAAGTAAATTTAACCCGCGAGTTTACATTCAAGCACAGTGGTCGTCAATGGTCTGGTGTACCGGTAATTGCCGCCAATATGGATTCAGTCGCCACTTTCGAAATGGCAGAGGCCCTTGCCCGTCATAATGTGATGACAGCGGTACACAAACACTACTCAGTTGATGACTGGAAAGCCTTTGTAAAAAATGCAGATGACATTACGCTGAACAATATCATGGTTTCCACCGGAACTTCAGATGAAGAATTCCAGAAAACCCAGGAGATCATGGCGCTTTCTGATGACCTGCTGTTTATCTGTGTTGATATTGCCAACGGCTACTCAGAGCATCTGGTGGATTATGTCACCAAGGTGCGCGAAGCCTTTCCGGACAAAGTGATTTCAGCAGGTAATGTAGTGACAGGCGATATGGTTGAAGAGCTGATTATCGCAGGTGCCGACATCGTAAAAGTGGGCATTGGCCCGGGTTCCGTTTGCACAACCCGTGTAAAAACAGGCGTTGGTTATCCTCAGTTATCCGCCATAATTGAGTGCGCAGACGCAGCTCATGGCCTTGGTGGCCGTATCATTGGCGATGGCGGCTGTACCTGTGCCGGTGACGTGTCAAAAGCCTTCGGCGGCGGCGCTGATTTCGTAATGCTGGGCGGCATGCTGGCCGGCCACGAAGAGTCAGGCGGTGAAGTGGTTGAAGTAAACGACGGAAAGTTTATGAAGTTCTACGGCATGAGCTCCCAGTCAGCTATGGACAAGCATTCCGGCGGTGTAGCTGGCTACCGCGCAGCTGAAGGAAAAACCGTACTTATCCCATACCGCGGAAGTGTGCACAACACCATTTCAGACATCCTCGGCGGGGTGCGTTCAACCTGTACATATGTTGGTGCTTCAAGGCTTAAGGAGCTGACTAAAAGAACGACTTTTATTCGGGTGCAGGAGCAGGAAAATAATGTTTTTGGGAAGGAGTAGAACTCCAAATATCGCATAAACCTGAATGATTGAGAGCCGCTTTTAGCGGCTCTTGTTGTATACGCATAAATTATGGCTATTAGCATCACGTTTTGATGTATCAGCTAAATAAAATTGCTGAAAGCGGAAGTAATATTTTTTACCATTATTGAAAATAATTTCCACCATTGCTATAAAAGGCGACAAGGTTGATC
This genomic stretch from Vibrio sp. JC009 harbors:
- a CDS encoding response regulator, producing the protein MFKIPVLIVEDIKEMSSLLSEHISTLYPYHVVGIAPTLADARMMINHLKPSLILLDNYLPDGTGLSLLKSLRAKDNPVDVIFVTAANDTETTVTAIRYGAFDYLLKPFSLDQVSDSLSRYFEFNRSVFIEKDENINQSFVKRIYNTHLNSDSMTSHPKGIDSITLQKVLAAFGEGESYTADMISKKTEISRTTARRYLEYATNIGQLNADIEHGKVGRPQRSFRLAMSKHPV
- a CDS encoding 4-oxalomesaconate tautomerase, producing MTQSNLPVTLMRGGTSRGPYFLASDLPEDRDAMAEVLMKAMGSGHELQIEGIGGGNSLTSKVAIVGPSEEPGIDVDYLFAQVGIADKTVDFSPNCGNILSGVGPFALEKGLVEAAGDKTQIKIRNVNTNKIIYANVETPDGKVNYAGDTYISGVNSPGAPIELTFLDVEGAKTGKLFPTGNVQDQVGDYNISCVDAAIPVMIVDAAQFGKTGYEKPAELDADTEFTQKLESLRRQAGEMMGLGDVSDKVIPKPILVAKPATDRGTISARYYVPAKCHKAIAVTGSIALTMSICQEGTVSSELLKLDSDLVDCCIEHPSGFIDLKVAREGDKVSSVSLIRTAKKILQGDISL
- the hypB gene encoding hydrogenase nickel incorporation protein HypB, which gives rise to MDTPTPTKKAAFKVLEIKESVFENNERQADLLREELKEKKLFLLNLMSSPGSGKTTTLVNTLNRIKDEMRVGVMEADIDSDVDAHTIAKQGVKVIQLHTGGMCHLDADMTRQGLEGLEADELDLAVLENVGNLVCPAEFDTGAVKNAMILSVPEGDDKPLKYPLMFSICDVLLINKIDVAEHFDFDLQAVTERVKKLNPAIKVIPISARTGEGVEEWADWLREQVTNWQKN
- a CDS encoding FAD-dependent oxidoreductase; its protein translation is MEAVVIKEKVMAYAHKISMVKPGSSRGLTPDDPEYKVLEPILTEEMAEVGLCLEMHDNPLSAEEVAAKCGKPAEQVEKLLWQLAVVGGAFVNRINGVDRYWHDIWVPGHMEMIVNNKELIEKYPQLGEAFDAFGKKRGPMAAGNIPVGNGPMRVIPIESAIDGDTRSASFEEVSGYLEANTVFSLSDCACRTSREAMGEGCGHLKEDMCIQMGHAAEYYIRTGRGRAISREDAYEVIRKAEENGLMHQIPNFDGSGKTHAICNCCGCGCFALRLATQWQNPDMIRSNYVVKIDKDKCVACGECVETCPTNALKLGQKLCSPHTSKAPVWKETPRDTEWGSERFNPDYRVNKQVSMDEGTAPCKAGCPAHIGIQGYMKLAAQGKYTEALKLIKKENPFPAVCGRICPKNCESACTRGDIDDPVAIDDIKKFIAQQDLNAATRYVPEKRYDCHDKKIAVVGSGPAGLSCAYFLALDGYNVTVYEKQPVVGGMLTLGIPSYRLEKEVINAEIDILRELGVQFCTGVEVGRDISIAQMREQGFNAFYIAIGAQAGRKLGLEGEEAEGVCTGVDFLREVNLGNKAELNGKVVVIGGGNVAIDVARTAVRSGAEKVTLFCLEGRYQMPAHDEEVEEALEEGIDICNRWGPKRILTDNGRVTGIELHKCLSVLDDSGRFNPAFDTENSVVIDAEHVLISVGQAMQWGELLTGSQVELNPNQTVKANQLTFQTAEEDIFVGGDAMTGPRFAIDAIAQGKEGSISIHRYVQSGQSLEIGRLKRQYTSFDKESIQFGGFDNTPRQRIAHVNGRESKATFRDLRGTFTEDQVKKEAERCLGCGVVVPDEYMCVGCGSCTTKCKFGAISLVKTFDAEGDALKDARKKIIKHALKRKVKITVNKPIKKIKRIFAISEE
- a CDS encoding hydrogenase maturation nickel metallochaperone HypA, with amino-acid sequence MHELGVVIEVVKRVESIARENQLAEVETIVLQIGELSSMIPKYVKECFPAAVDGTRLEKTKLEIEIIPANAMCKGCREVFNILQSRSVCPHCESREWGLLSGKEFLIKEIVAC
- a CDS encoding BCCT family transporter, whose protein sequence is MSFKSKKYSIDSTDYQVGQDNINKWGMDVHNTVFTASAGLSILFIVTLLTLAPADAKAAIDSVKSAVLSNFDFLFMWGANLLLLFAVVLAVSPLGKIRLGGDDATTEYSTMSWIAMLFAAGMGIGLIFWGVAEPTAFFTDWYGTPLNAEAYTPEGREVALGATVFHWGLHAWAIYGMAALCLAYFVYNKGLPLSMRSVFYPLLGDRVWGKIGDVIDVMTVLVTLFGLATSLGLGGSQAASGISHVFGFENSLYLQQFIIVLIMGLAILSVMRGMDGGVKLLSNLNMIIAFVFLGFIAVLNFTTVLDSLATAVVGYVKNIVPLSQTSGREDTTWLHGWTVFYWAWWVAYAPFFGMFVARISKGRTVREFLFCVLIIPTLVTTAWMSVFGGVAIEQIIDKVGLLGADQGITDVSLSLFYMLDAYSVGNIISVIAVALIIVFFVTTLDSGSIVIDSMTAGGKLEVPMKQKVVWAIISGVIAMVMLWIGGTQSIQALQSITIIAALPFTLILLLGCVSLLKGLLTEVEQPKAAAKLGKQS
- a CDS encoding DUF2301 domain-containing membrane protein encodes the protein MADPHIKSPMDKLDHLTVIIYRLGFTFAFPVITLLPWGLDYPMENLVFVCAAMCASSLHIYMKPFRLLLQFATWVGLLCFVLGYPMFGMGGAFITLGGLCFKEYFCFKVPGLPLQPLILAALWFCLEFEATTAAKVLAAIAGALFLITSIYKWRMPRHFDIGDKSKYDV
- a CDS encoding GMP reductase — protein: MRIEHELKLGFKDVLFRPKRSTLKSRSQVNLTREFTFKHSGRQWSGVPVIAANMDSVATFEMAEALARHNVMTAVHKHYSVDDWKAFVKNADDITLNNIMVSTGTSDEEFQKTQEIMALSDDLLFICVDIANGYSEHLVDYVTKVREAFPDKVISAGNVVTGDMVEELIIAGADIVKVGIGPGSVCTTRVKTGVGYPQLSAIIECADAAHGLGGRIIGDGGCTCAGDVSKAFGGGADFVMLGGMLAGHEESGGEVVEVNDGKFMKFYGMSSQSAMDKHSGGVAGYRAAEGKTVLIPYRGSVHNTISDILGGVRSTCTYVGASRLKELTKRTTFIRVQEQENNVFGKE